A window of the Fusarium poae strain DAOMC 252244 chromosome 3, whole genome shotgun sequence genome harbors these coding sequences:
- a CDS encoding hypothetical protein (TransMembrane:6 (i277-293o299-316i342-360o366-387i399-420o490-507i)~BUSCO:35329at5125), which translates to MNNLGTEHNGQTLRHSQRRHSHDDTDDHILDPGKRQHNHPAQGSSHHDTPNTFTISSPSETITTERTSRRDKYLHSTIPNTFWPPGFNSLRRIVVGAICCSALPPFSLTMSYRSKIPETPRVISPSPTPSERDASDYMGPVTRSAARRRTPTPQPLEEDPDEDLPEPPEFRRARTRSRSPIDTNAVTRLTKRTSTAAKVGKISKDAIPEEQDSNGALNGNGNGKASTSNGHLAPPQPTTPIGWSWRDFSRSPSPLGLIPIHRHWRTFVHKHEVPRKVLHVSIGFFVIWLYVTGTQTTSVTPWLMSALIPITTVDWLRHRYASFNRFYVKALGALMRESEYSGWNGVIFYLLGAWIVLYGFPKDIGIMSVLLLSWCDTAASTFGRLWGRYTPRLRKGKSLAGSTAAFLVGVATSYFFYGWLVPTIGPFPGDENFMFKGILSLPKTICEAVGVSQEQTTISGAVALGVMSIWSGFVASASEVVDIFGWDDNLTIPVLSGIGIWGFLKVFS; encoded by the exons ATGA ACAATCTTGGTACTGAGCACAACGGCCAGACACTACGCCACAGTCAGCGCCGACATAGCCACGACGACACGGACGATCACATTCTGGACCCTGGAAAGCGACAACATAATCATCCCGCTCAAGGATCGTCCCACCACGACACCCCAAACACCTTCACCATTTCTTCCCCATCAGAAACCATCACGACGGAGCGCACATCGCGCCGTGACAAATATCTCCACTCTACAATACCCAATACCTTTTGGCCTCCTGGCTTCAACAGTCTCCGACGTATAGTAGTCGGTGCCATCTGCTGCTCCGCGCTCCCGCCCTTCTCCCTCACCATGTCCTACCGATCTAAAATCCCGGAGACGCCCCGTGTCATCTCGCCGAGTCCCACCCCCTCCGAGCGCGACGCCTCCGATTACATGGGCCCTGTTACACGCTCCGCAGCCCGGAGACGAACACCCACTCCCCAGCCGCTTGAAGAAGACCCCGATGAGGATCTGCCCGAGCCCCCCGAGTTTCGAAGGGCCCGAACCCGCAGCCGTTCGCCGATCGATACAAACGCCGTGACGCGCCTGACAAAACGGACAAGCACTGCTGCGAAGGTGGGCAAGATATCCAAGGATGCCATTCCGGAGGAACAAGACTCAAATGGTGCCTTGAATGGTAATGGCAATGGGAAGGCTTCCACATCAAACGGTCATCTTGCGCCTCCTCAACCCACAACGCCAATAGGATGGTCCTGGCGCGACTTTAGTCGCAGTCCCAGTCCACTCGGTTTGATTCCTATCCACCGACACTGGAGAACATTTGTGCACAAGCACGAGGTACCCCGCAAAGTGCTGCACGTATCGATTGGATTCTTCGTCATTTGGCTTTACGTGACCGGCACCCAGACAACCTCGGTGACTCCATGGCTCATGTCAGCGCTCATTCCTATTACGACGGTCGACTGGCTCCGACACCGATACGCCTCTTTCAACCGATTTTACGTCAAGGCCCTGGGTGCTCTGATGCGTGAGAGCGAGTACTCCGGCTGGAACGGTGTCATCTTCTACCTTTTGGGGGCCTGGATCGTTCTCTACGGATTCCCCAAGGATATTGGCATCATGAGTGTTCTCCTTCTCAGTTGGTGCGATACCGCCGCTAGCACCTTTGGTCGACTTTGGGGCCGATACACTCCTCGCCTTCGCAAGGGCAAGTCTCTTGCTGGCTCTACCGCTGCGTTCCTTGTTGGCGTCGCTACATCGTATTTCTTTTACGGCTGGCTCGTGCCCACCATAGGTCCTTTCCCTGGCGACGAGAACTTCATGTTCAAGGGCATTCTCTCGCTGCCCAAGACCATTTGCGAAGCTGTCGGCGTTTCGCAGGAGCAGACTACCATCTCTGGCGCAGTCGCCCTGGGCGTTATGAGCATCTGGTCCGGCTTCGTGGCTTCTGCCAGCGAAGTCGTAGACATCTTCGGCTGGGATGACAACCTCACGATCCCCGTCCTTAGTGGTATTGGTATCTGGGGATTCCTCAAAGTCTTCTCATAG
- a CDS encoding hypothetical protein (BUSCO:2221at5125) produces the protein MAASIEELDVLVRSFYEGRGEQQKAAQAALNQFKEDPDAWLMVDKILSDAQYPQTKYLGLQVLDNVIMTRWKVLPREQCQGIRNFIVQFIIQCSSTEESLRQQKTLLNKLNLVLVSVLKQEWPHNWPTFINEIIQSCHSNLAICENNMIILRLLSEEVFDYSAEQMTSTKTRNLKQTMCAEFSQIFNLCQEVLNTATQPSLIKATLETLLRFCNWIPLGYIFETPLIDTLRTRFLSTPEFRNVTMQCLTEIGGLQTGGPGQPNSYDEELVKMFTETLTTIANIIPVSLDLKSTYPSSNSRDQEFIQNLALFLCNFFGMHLNLVEKLPNRDFLIHGHYYLIRISQIDDREIFKITLDYWLKLVQELYEEMQALPITDLNPLMAVGAGISGGGAPNPTMLNNYPLRKHKYNEVLSNLRVVMIEKMVRPEEVLIVENDEGEIVREFVKESDTVQLYKTIRECLVYLTHLDVVDTENIMTEKLARQVDGSEWSWHNCNVLCWAIGSISLAMNEETEKRFLVTVIKDLLGLTEMKRGKDNKAVVASNIMYIVGQYPRFLKAHWKFLKTVVNKLFEFMHESHEGVQDMACDTFIKIARQCRRHFVALQPSEQEPFIEEIVRNMGKITCDLTPQQVHTFYEACGYMVAAQGNKHQQERLLSDLMAIPNAAWDEIIKQATVNPSILQDAETIKVIGNIMKTNVSACSSVGSYFYPQIGRIYHDMLQMYNATSTLISEAVARDGELATKMPKVRGLRTIKKEILKLIEVYVDKAEDLQAVRAQMVPPLLDSVLVDYNRNVAGARDAEVLKACSTIITKLSALMEDQVPTIMQNVFECTLEMINKDFSEFPEHRVEFFNLLRAINLHCFPALLKLDNNQFKFVIDSCSWAFKHDNRDVEAAGLNMALELINNIAEKTDVQTANAFFQRFFITILQDVFFVVTDNDHKAGFKTQSMLLMKLFYYINPADGTQPKIQGPIYSPDQAQAGTDNREFVANFVANLLQNAFRNLQANQIQSFVEGLFTLNTQYDKFRLNLRDFLVSLKEFAGDNAELFVVEKEQQEQEAKNADMERRQKVGGLLKPSELDDEEL, from the exons CAAAAAGCCGCCCAAGCTGCTCTCAACCAG TTTAAAGAAGACCCCGATGCTTGGCTCATGGTCGACAAGATCCTCTCGGATGCGCAGTACCCTCAAACCAAAT ACTTGGGTCTGCAGGTCCTGGATAATGTGATCATGACGAGGTGGAAGGTACTCCCTCGGGAACAGTGCCAAG GAATCCGAAACTTCATCGTCCAGTTCATCATCCAGTGCTCAAGCACCGAAGAGTCTTTGCGCCAGCAAAAGACCTTGCTCAACAAGCTCAACCTCGTCCTCGTTTCCGTCCTCAAGCAGGAGTGGCCTCACAACTGGCCTACCTTTATCAACGAAATTATCCAGTCATGCCATTCCAACTTGGCCATCTGCGAGAACAACATGATCATTCTCCGCCTACTTTCAGAGGAAGTCTTCGACTACTCAGCCGAGCAGATGACATCAACAAAGACACGCAACCTGAAGCAGACTATGTGCGCCGAGTTCTCACAAATTTTCAACCTCTGCCAAGAGGTCCTTAACACCGCTACGCAGCCCAGCTTGATCAAGGCGACTCTCGAGACCCTCCTGCGCTTCTGCAACTGGATTCCCTTGGGATACATCTTCGAGACACCACTTATCGACACACTGCGAACCCGATTTCTCTCGACCCCCGAGTTCCGCAATGTCACCATGCAGTGTCTTACTGAGATTGGAGGCCTTCAGACTGGAGGCCCCGGGCAACCCAACTCCTATGATGAAGAGCTCGTCAAGATGTTCACAGAGACTTTGACCACCATTGCTAACATCATTCCGGTCTCTCTTGATCTGAAGAGCACATACCCCAGCAGTAACTCAAGGGACCAAGAGTTTATTCAAAACCTGGCACTCTTCCTTTGCAACTTTTTCGGAATGCACTTGAAC CTTGTCGAGAAACTCCCTAACAGAGACTTCCTTATTCACGGTCACTACTATCTTATCAGGATATCGCAGATCGATGATCGAGAAATTTTCAAGATTACCCTCGACTACTGGCTCAAGCTTGTTCAGGAGCTTTACGAGGAGATGCAAGCGCTTCCTATTACGGACCTGAACCCCCTCATGGCTGTCGGCGCAGGCATATCTGGTGGTGGTGCCCCCAATCCTACCATGCTCAACAACTATCCTCTTCGAAAGCACAAATACAACGAGGTTCTCTCAAACCTACGAGTTGTCATGATTGAGAAGATGGTCCGACCTGAGGAAGTCTTGATTGTCGAGAACGATGAGGGTGAAATTGTCCGAGAATTCGTCAAGGAGAGCGACACCGTGCAACTTTACAAGACAATCCGAGAGTGCCTGGTGTACCTTACACATTTGGACGTTGTCGACACGGAGAACATTATGACTGAAAAGCTTGCCAGACAGGTCGATGGCAGCGAGTGGTCTTGGCACAACTGCAACGTTCTTTGCTGGGCTATTGGATCCATTTCTCTGGCTATGAACGAGGAGACCGAGAAAAGATTTTTGGTCACGGTTATCAAGGACTTGCTGGGTCTTACTGAGATGAAGCGCGGTAAGGACAACAAGGCTGTTGTCGCCAGTAACATCATGTATATTGTCGGCCAATACCCTCGTTTCCTCAAGGCGCACTGGAAGTTTCTCAAGACAGTCGTCAACAAGCTGTTCGAGTTCATGCACGAGTCGCATGAGG GTGTACAAGACATGGCTTGTGATACTTTTATCAAGATTGCCCGGCAGTGTCGACGTCACTTTGTTGCTCTCCAGCCTAGCGAGCAGGAGCCCTTCATTGAGGAGATTGTCCGCAACATGGGCAAGATTACCTGCGATTTGACCCCCCAGCAAGTCCACACATTCTACGAGGCCTGTGGTTATATGGTTGCTGCTCAGGGTAACAAGCATCAGCAGGAGCGACTTCTCTCTGACCTCATGGCCATTCCCAATGCCGCTTGGGACGAAATTATTAAGCAAGCAACAGTTAACCCCTCTATCCTTCAAGATGCAGAGACTATCAAGGTTATCGGAAATATCATGAAGACCAACGTTTCGGCTTGTTCATCTGTGGGATCCTACTTCTATCCCCAAATCGGCCGTATCTACCACGACATGCTCCAGATGTACAATGCTACAAGTACACTGATTTCCGAGGCTGTGGCTCGCGATGGCGAACTAGCTACCAAGATGCCCAAAGTCCGAGGTCTCCGAACCATCAAGAAAGAGATTCTCAAGCTCATTGAGGTGTACGTCGACAAGGCGGAAGACCTCCAGGCTGTCCGTGCCCAGATGGTCCCTCCTCTGCTGGACTCTGTTCTGGTCGACTATAACCGTAACGTTGCTGGTGCTCGAGATGCCGAGGTGCTCAAGGCTTGTTCTACCATCATCACTAAGCTTTCCGCTTTGATGGAGGACCAGGTTCCTACCATCATGCAGAACGTCTTTGAGTGCACCTTGGAAATGATCAACAAGGACTTTTCGGAGTTCCCTGAGCACCGAGTGGAGTTCTTCAACCTCCTCCGAGCCATCAACTTGCACTGCTTCCCAGCACTTCTTAAGCTCGATAACAACCAGTTCAAGTTTGTCATCGACTCGTGCTCGTGGGCTTTCAAGCACGACAACCGAGATGTCGAGGCTGCCGGTCTCAACATGGCTCTGGAGCTGATTAACAATATTGCCGAGAAGACCGATGTTCAGACCGCCAACGCTTTCTTCCAGCGATTCTTCATTACCATCCTTCAGGATGTGTTCTTTGTAGTGACCGACAATGACCACAAGGCCGGTTTCAAGACACAATCCATGCTGCTGATGAAGCTGTTCTACTACATCAACCCTGCCGACGGCACTCAGCCCAAGATTCAGGGACCCATCTATAGCCCTGATCAGGCTCAAGCCGGAACTGATAACCGGGAGTTTGTTGCCAACTTTGTTGCTAATCTTCTGCAAAATGCCTTCCGTAACTTACAAGC AAACCAGATCCAAAGCTTTGTCGAGGGCCTGTTCACGCTGAACACACAGTATGATAAGTTCCGTCTCAATCTCCGTGACTTCCTCGTCTCCCTCAAGGAGTTCGCCGGCGACAATGCCGAGTTGTTCGTCGTCGAGAAGGAGCAGCAAGAGCAGGAGGCCAAGAATGCCGATATGGAACGACGACAGAAGGTCGGAGGTCTTCTCAAGCCCTCAGAGCTGGACGACGAGGAGCTATGA
- the SPB4 gene encoding ATP-dependent rRNA helicase spb4 (BUSCO:20805at5125) has translation MTTEKPKKRSLRAWDTLNPPLSEWIRDAVATMGFDQMTPVQAATLPHFMGNKDVVVEAVTGSGKTLAFLIPLVQKLLRLSEPTKKHHVAAIIVSPTRELAAQIHTVLLNLLKFHEASAEILPHLKDDEEKRPSTTVPAIVPQLLVGGTTTTAQDLRFFLRHSPNVLISSPGRLVELLSSPHVHCPQSSFEVLVLDEADRLLDLGFKPDLQKILSHLPKQRRTGLFSASVSEAVGEIIRVGLRNPVKIEVKVKMKGGGILEDRKTPASLQMTYMVKPASQKLPALAELLRQLPVRPQRSIVFLSTCAAVDYFQHVLPLILPEGFALVPLHGKHASKVREKNFNKFLNSVSPTILLTTDLAARGLDIPQVDLVVQIDAPSDPKVFIHRSGRAGRAGRKGLAVVMLHPGREEDYVQFLEIRKTPIAPLEKPSITISEDDTAEATKKIRDLVLTDRGLFDKAQKAFVSWARSYGAHQATSIFRASDLDWADLGNAWGLLRMPRMPELKGWTGDKMCGLEIDWDNYAYKEKTREQQRKAALDEEKSGVKKQEKSEEIKRKRKNNEAWSAKHEKEDERVERREKRRKRREAEATSKMTDDEKVKQMELNDLIAEVRRQNREKAAAEAAEAKQGNDDEFKGFDD, from the exons ATGACTACTGAAAAACCCAAGAAAAGAAGCCTCAGAGCTTGGGATACTCTCAATCCTCCTCTTTCAGAATGGATTCGAGATGCTGTCGCAACTATGGGCTTCGACCAGATGACGCCCGTCCAAGCTGCAACACTGCCACATTTCATGGGAAACAAAGACGTTGTAGTCGAG GCTGTCACTGGTAGTGGAAAAACCCTTGCCTTCCTCATTCCTCTCGTTCAAAAACTTCTCCGACTTAGCGAACCTACAAAAAAGCATCACGTCGCCGCTATAATTGTGTCTCCTACGCGAGAACTGGCTGCTCAGATCCACACTGTTCTTCTCAATCTTCTGAAATTCCACGAGGCCTCTGCTGAAATCCTTCCCCATCTCAAAGACGACGAGGAAAAGCGACCTTCAACTACTGTACCTGCGATTGTGCCCCAATTGTTGGTTGGTGGCACAACAACTACCGCACAAGATCTGAGGTTCTTCCTTCGACACAGTCCCAACGTTCTTATTTCCTCGCCTGGTCGACTTGTCGAACTCCTGTCTTCGCCCCACGTCCATTGTCCCCAATCCTCTTTTGAGGTGCTAGTTCTCGATGAAGCCGACCgtctccttgatcttggcttCAAGCCTGATCTGCAAAAGATCCTGTCGCATTTGCCGAAACAACGAAGAACCGGTCTTTTTAGCGCCAGTGTAAGCGAAGCAGTCGGAGAGATCATTCGAGTTGGTCTGCGAAACCCTGTCAAGATCGAGGTCAAGGTTAAGATGAAGGGTGGCGGTATTCTCGAGGATAGAAAAACGCCAGCCAGTCTTCAGATGACATATATGGTCAAGCCCGCCAGCCAGAAACTTCCTGCTCTTGCTGAGCTTTTGCGACAACTACCTGTACGACCCCAACGGAGTATCGTGTTCTTGTCCACTTGTGCTGCCGTCGACTACTTCCAGCATGTGCTGCCTCTGATCCTACCTGAGGGTTTTGCGCTGGTACCCTTACATGGAAAGCATGCATCTAAAGTGCGAGAGAAGAATTTCAACAAATTCCTCAACTCTGTTTCTCCTACGATATTACTTACTACCGATCTGGCTGCTCGTGGTCTAGATATTCCTCAGGTTGACCTGGTCGTTCAAATCGATGCTCCTTCAGACCCCAAGGTCTTTATTCATCGCAGCGGGCGAGCTGGTCGTGCCGGCCGAAAAGGATTGGCGGTTGTGATGTTGCACCctgggagagaagaagacTATGTTCAGTTTTTGGAGATTCGCAAAACACCAATCGCACCATTGGAAAAGCCTTCCATCACCATATCAGAGGATGATACTGCCGAAGCTACAAAGAAGATAAGGGACCTCGTGTTAACCGACAGGGGCCTGTTCGATAAGGCCCAAAAGGCGTTCGTGAGCTGGGCCCGAAGTTATGGTGCTCATCAGGCCACATCTATCTTCCGTGCATCTGATCTCGATTGGGCTGATCTCGGTAACGCATGGGGATTGCTACGTATGCCTCGTATGCCTGAACTCAAAGGTTGGACAGGCGACAAGATGTGCGGTCTTGAGATCGACTGGGACAACTACGCTTACAAGGAAAAGACTCGTGAACAGCAGCGAAAGGCGGCTCTCGACGAAGAGAAATCTGGTGTAAAGAAGCAAGAAAAGAGCGAGGAGATCAAACGTAAGCGCAAGAACAACGAGGCTTGGAGCGCTAAGcatgagaaggaagatgagcGAGTGGAGCGAAGGGAGAAGCGACGTAAGCGTCGTGAGGCTGAAGCGACATCCAAGATGACGGATGACGAAAAGGTCAAACAGATGGAGCTGAACGATCTGATCGCTGAAGTCCGGAGACAAAATCGCGAAAAGGCTGCTGCGGAGGCTGCGGAGGCCAAGCAAGGAAACGACGACGAGTTTAAAGGGTTCGACGATTAG
- a CDS encoding hypothetical protein (BUSCO:50859at5125) has protein sequence MSSHYTSVGYSMPLPVPSKGSQYPTYSQYSVSPPECDDSVSSASGIPSYSNGGYSATSSGYTYSGGYNDYESTRSASGVDFQEYMQDRFANSFDPIPLDRSMAMQAQTSGKMNAKHRELMELQKKAQARLAKTRERFQEGMRDAHEVRSDLEWTQKKVSSLKTKASRKHGKEYSKARARYPSPEN, from the exons atgtcttcTCATTACACTTCTGTGGGCTACTCCATGCCTCTTCCCGTCCCCTCCAAGGGCTCGCAATACCCCACCTACAGTCAATATTCTGTCTCGCCTCCGGAATGTGATGACTCGGTTAGCTCCGCCTCGGGCATCCCCTCTTACAGCAATGGTGGGTACTCGGCTACCTCGTCCGGCTACACATACTCTGGCGGATACAACGACTATGAGAGCACTCGCTCTGCTAGCGGCGTGGACTTCCAGGAGTACATGCAGGACCGCTTTGCCAACTCCTTCGACCCAATTCCTCTTGACCGCAGCATGGCTATGCAGGCTCAGAC ATCCGGAAAGATGAACGCCAAGCACCGAGAGCTCATGGAGCTGCAGAAGAAGGCTCAGGCTCGTCTTGCAAAGACACGAGAGCGCTTCCAGGAGGGTATGCGCGATGCTCATGAGGTCCGCAGCGACCTTGAATGGACACAAAAGAAAGTCAG CTCGCTTAAGACCAAGGCTTCTCGCAAACATGGCAAGGAGTATAGCAAGGCTCGCGCTAGATACCCATCTCCTGAGAACTAG